The following are encoded in a window of Mycosarcoma maydis chromosome 10, whole genome shotgun sequence genomic DNA:
- a CDS encoding uncharacterized protein (related to VPS27 - vacuolar protein sorting-associated protein), with protein MSALWSAWGADAFTEQVEKATSEMLPVGSEDIALNLEICDQVRAKQVPAKQAMQVLKRRLSHKNPNVVLLALGLTDICIKNGGDHFLQQVASREFMDNLLSVLRNPAGVNNDVKNKALGLIQNWSQIAQAKPAHMSYITDIYQQLKSDDQFDFPPLDPNAAAVAAALVETLTAPEWVDGDVCMRCRTAFTTFNRKHHCRNCGNVFCQQCSSHNMALSWFGIGQDVRVCDGCYARKGPPKNALKLSRSKSASSSSPSTSSSKHVPSGRGASSSSSHHRSATLGAKSKRSARQKEEDDIALAIKLSLEASAETAPQRSRPTSFATPSQPSAATLSAHKPPNGRVLEGTDADNDPDLAAAIAASLRDWAPPQPSAPFGLNDTAGPAPTSATDASQSANSHLPLPPSLDLAPQDVDNILTFSQTVQAQQAHNQRTGMVGAPLPASVQAMYEKASSARPRMARNLEEGHRRHNVLVSMHDKLTEAVHLYDRLLDAQMTRPAQAYAPHGYAQATYPAASHQGYGYGYQPSIPLHESAYAAQQAGPSSLYLQTPQSHAGPLSDYSGTPAPWLPQQQQQLQPQPQTQPPQYEQPPYQPTQQPYAPHAAQPQYARDQPPPQHSAQQQQQQQQQQQQQQQQQQQQKQQQKQQQKQQQQQHLNPQYQQYASPNPVSNHANAVYADPNQALSPTSTVANTAQYAAYDYSGATIDHASHTQANSVAHTTAPAYAQTNGAASMSSAEPLASQPPDTLSVRTQGIMGGAPSNVSTVVPADKSQVINDGKGNESISTSHLPEDASISSRNGWSAVPTPALTEGALERTATGTDVQHQRQQQSYHQQQAPVKADTSYLPLFPVAPHPDNGFGPDRNAAEATSPMASPYTNAPSSAGMWQNPAGTGVTSASANANANANANADAAATESPLIEF; from the coding sequence ATGTCGGCGCTCTGGTCAGCGTGGGGCGCAGATGCCTTCACCGAGCAGGTCGAAAAGGCCACGTCCGAAATGCTCCCCGTAGGCTCAGAAGACATTGCGCTCAACCTCGAGATTTGTGACCAGGTGCGAGCCAAGCAGGTCCCTGCCAAACAGGCCATGCAGGTGCTTAAGCGTCGCCTTAGCCACAAGAACCCCAacgtcgtcctcctcgcgCTTGGTCTCACCGACATCTGCATCAAGAACGGTGGCGATCATTTCCTCCAACAAGTGGCATCGCGCGAGTTCATGGACAACCTCCTCTCCGTCCTTCGTAATCCAGCTGGCGTCAACAACGACGTCAAAAACAAGGCGCTCGGCCTCATCCAGAACTGGTCACAGATCGCGCAGGCAAAGCCAGCACACATGAGCTACATCACCGACATTTACCAACAGCTCAAGAGCGACGACCAATTTGACTTTCCCCCCCTTGACCCTAACGCCGCAGCTGTCGCcgccgctctcgtcgaAACGCTCACCGCACCCGAGTGGGTCGACGGCGATGTCTGTATGCGATGCCGTACCGCATTCACCACCTTCAACCGCAAGCACCACTGCCGCAACTGTGGCAACGTTTTTTGTCAGCAGTGCTCCAGCCACAACATGGCGCTTTCCTGGTTCGGCATCGGTCAAGATGTACGCGTCTGCGATGGCTGCTacgctcgaaaaggtccTCCCAAGAACGCACTCAAGCTCTCGCGGTCCAAGAGCGccagctcttcttctccttccacctcctccaGTAAACATGTCCCTTCTGGCCGCGGTGCgtcgtcctcctcatccCACCACCGCTCCGCAACCCTCGGTGCCAAGTCAAAGCGCAGCGCCCGCCAaaaggaggaggacgacattgcgctcgccatcaagcTGTCTCTCGAGGCTTCGGCTGAAACTGCACCGCAGCGCTCTCGTCCCACCTCTTTTGCAACACCAAGTCAGCCCTCTGCTGCCACTTTGAGTGCACACAAGCCTCCCAATGGCCGCGTGCTCGAAGGCACCGATGCAGACAATGATCCTGacctcgctgctgccatcgctgccaGCCTGAGAGACTGGGCGCCTCCGCAACCGAGTGCTCCCTTCGGTCTCAACGACACAGCTGGCCCTGCACCCACTTCGGCGACCGATGCCAGCCAGTCTGCAAACTCACATCTGCCCTTACCACCCTCGCTCGACCTAGCGCCGCAAGACGTCGACAACATCCTCACCTTCTCCCAGACGgtgcaagcacagcagGCGCACAACCAGCGCACCGGCATGGTGGGAGCACCTCTGCCCGCGTCGGTGCAGGCCATGTACGAAAAAGCATCGTCTGCAAGGCCTCGTATGGCGCGCAACCTCGAAGAAGGTCATCGACGCCACAATGTGCTGGTCTCGATGCACGATAAGCTCACCGAGGCGGTGCACCTGTATGACCGTTTGCTCGATGCACAAATGACACGTCCCGCTCAAGCCTACGCTCCTCATGGCTATGCGCAAGCCACCTACCCCGCTGCTTCTCATCAGGGCTATGGCTATGGCTACCAGCCGTCGATTCCACTGCACGAATCTGCTTATGCCGCCCAACAGGCTGGACCTTCGTCTCTCTATCTTCAGACGCCGCAATCTCACGCTGGTCCTCTTTCAGATTATTCGGGTACTCCTGCTCCGTGGCTccctcagcagcagcagcagcttcagcctcagcctcaaACTCAGCCCCCACAGTACGAACAGCCGCCGTATCAGCCAACCCAACAGCCCTACGCACCCCACGCAGCTCAGCCCCAATACGCACGCGATCAACCACCCCCACAACACTCAgcgcaacaacaacaacaacagcaacaacaacagcaacagcaacagcaacaacaacagcaacagaaACAGCAACAGAAACAGCAACAGaaacaacagcagcagcagcatcttaACCCGCAGTATCAGCAGTATGCTTCACCCAATCCAGTCAGCAACCATGCCAATGCCGTCTACGCTGACCCCAACCAAGCGCTCTCACCCACAAGCACAGTTGCAAATACGGCACAGTACGCAGCTTATGACTATTCAGGCGCAACAATCGACCATGCATCGCATACACAGGCCAACAGTGTTGCACACACGACAGCGCCCGCCTACGCTCAAACCAACGGAGCAGCTAGCATGTCGTCGGCTGAACCTCTGGCATCGCAACCTCCGGATACGCTTTCTGTGCGTACCCAGGGTATCATGGGCGGGGCACCGTCCAATGTTTCCACGGTGGTGCCGGCTGACAAGTCGCAAGTCATCAATGATGGAAAGGGCAACGAATCGATTTCTACGTCGCATCTGCCGGAAGACgcgtccatctcgagccGCAACGGATGGAGTGCGGTGCCTACACCGGCCTTAACAGAGGGTGCACTTGAACGCACAGCCACAGGAACCGATGTGCAGCACCAACGTCAACAGCAAAGCTaccatcagcagcaagcgcctGTCAAAGCTGATACAAGCTACCTGCCTCTGTTCCCCGTAGCACCTCATCCCGACAATGGATTTGGACCGGATCGCAATGCAGCCGAAGCAACGTCGCCGATGGCTAGTCCCTACACCAATGCACCGTCGTCAGCAGGCATGTGGCAAAACCCAGCGGGGACAGGCGTGacaagtgcaagtgcaaatgcaaatgcaaatgcaaatgcaaatgcagatgcagccgcCACGGAATCGCCTTTGATCGAGTTTTAA
- a CDS encoding uncharacterized protein (related to pepsinogen precursor) — protein sequence MKSSSALVGLAATAALTTVVYAKQHLDVSHEPLSGFFTADGTPSHPKFLASRWETSELPLDFRKRALSGAGSKRSQKTCRSNRGQQDANEHKPQHKGRHALLDTLDHLGHQVSSWIEGGKLHDHSLGIVINKATDNSADNEWLVNVGFGTRPQTLKMVFDSGSSDTWVYSPACCYANNHTFFDPARSSTYHNRTIGASGTPQAAAPGTPAQPWSYSYGSGSSSNGYVGIDDWTFGVQKLKVNQLPVALATSITGGSRASRGMEGLVGLSSGSGSSTQGGWTTPFEAMSSRGLLKETYLTAALRKANRKTGKGGGGRYTFGEIDDDLLEGDITWTRALSPYLWAGYFDQMTMGDKLLAIAPGTNERPQRFMIDTGSAVLYLPPPIVADINSQIVGSYIADSSSGLAFPYLIPCDTGLKRYERKAKNVAFNLQIGGTNFTIPKEDYVFYANEPIPPAKIGGRKGMCYSAFQTGPAQISIIGLSFIKNHVVVLDQGGRNLTVSARRIGLGQRRDVRYD from the coding sequence ATGAAGTCCTCGTCCGCATTGGTCGGCCTGgctgccaccgctgctcTCACCACCGTCGTCTATGCAAAGCAACACCTCGACGTCTCGCATGAGCCTCTTTCCGGCTTCTTCACCGCTGATGGCACCCCTTCTCATCCCAAGTTCCTCGCCTCAAGATGGGAAACTTCCGAGCTGCCTCTTGACTTCCGCAAGCGTGCGCTTTCCGGCGCAGGCTCCAAACGAAGCCAAAAGACGTGCCGCTCCAATCGTGGCCAGCAAGACGCCAATGAGCATAAACCCCAACACAAAGGCCGTCACGCCCTGCTCGATACGCTTGACCATCTCGGTCATCAGGTgagcagctggatcgaggGCGGCAAGTTGCACGACCActcgctcggcatcgtcatcaacAAGGCCACCGACAACTCTGCCGACAACGAGTGGCTCGTCAACGTTGGCTTTGGCACTCGTCCGCAAACGCTCAAGATGGTCTTTGACTCGGGCAGCTCCGACACCTGGGTCTACTCGCCTGCCTGCTGCTACGCCAACAACCATACGTTTTTCGATCCCGCCAGGTCTTCCACCTACCACAACCGCACCATCGGCGCCAGTGGCACGCCCCAGGCTGCCGCTCCCGGTACGCCCGCTCAGCCGTGGTCCTACAGCTATGGTTCCGGCTCCAGCTCCAACGGGTacgtcggcatcgatgaCTGGACTTTTGGCGTGCAGAAGCTCAAGGTGAACCAGCTTCCCGTCGCGCTCGccaccagcatcaccgGTGGCTCGCGTGCTTCGCGAGGTATGGAGGGCCTCGTCGGTCTTTCGTCCGGAAGCGGTTCCAGCACGCAGGGTGGATGGACGACTCCGTTTGAGGCCATGTCATCGCGTGGCCTGCTCAAAGAGACCTACCTCACCGCCGCACTCCGCAAGGCCAACCGCAAGACTGGCAAAGGGGGTGGAGGACGATACACGTttggcgagatcgacgatgatctTCTCGAGGGCGACATCACCTGGACACGTGCGCTCTCCCCTTATCTCTGGGCCGGTTACTTTGACCAGATGACCATGGGCGACAAgctgcttgccatcgctcCTGGCACCAACGAGCGACCGCAACGGTTTATGATTGACACGGGTTCCGCCGTACTTTACCTTCCACCTCCGATTGTGGCTGACATTAACAGTCAGATTGTGGGTTCCTACATTgccgactcgagcagcggACTTGCTTTCCCTTACCTGATCCCCTGCGACACGGGCCTCAAGCGCTACGAGAGGAAAGCCAAAAATGTTGCATTCAACCTGCAGATTGGCGGTACCAACTTTACCATTCCCAAGGAGGACTATGTCTTCTATGCCAACGAGCCCATCCCACCCGCCAAAATCGGCGGCAGAAAAGGCATGTGCTACTCGGCCTTCCAGACTGGACCCGCGCAGATCTCGATCATCGGTCTCAGCTTTATCAAGAACCACGTCGTGGTCTTGGACCAGGGTGGACGCAACCTTACTGTCTCGGCTCGTCGCATCGGACTTGGTCAGCGACGTGATGTTCGCTACGATTGA
- a CDS encoding putative bile acid-exporting ATPase, protein MLSSPSCAGRRIWNGIDWDVCFQQNVLNSFIPLALILFSFLSLVLHQIRRRRALTASAKHVASLDPAASSFSAVLHASSAQQPSSVQRPVASIRLVSSRGLAGLARRLLSTILPWNSSRILRSDSVSSVYSSTLPFASTNGSSKAAPSAAAAAAAAASQAALEVFHTENAVILNEVHLTPPTSRDPKFARRLLQLELLRRIVDVFGSILLAALHAGDWATGWHSRSYQIYWATLWFYLASISAYSLASKHSFFSHKATLMSVYVAVALFNLRTALLNHYAHPQLHTRGAVVLTAIELLVGCIVLAPTLTFPIQTVLPRDLRAIYTTMSPETQHGIPGTAFPSPRLDSVDRLAQPCATDVNPDTPTSELIPAPEETASLLSRATFGFVTPAIVKHYRTQFTLAAIPDLPVADKAAAVVACFRAYTSTQSDDAPTPPAASRKPPKHGLHAGLSPSTRPLWRRLFGHFKWFLALQFFWATLEAGLNLVPPFFLQKILAFIAARDEQRRSGDYRDAQPLHLGILYAFGMFVGQIFASISASRALFIGRRICIRLRAILITEIVTKTLRRKDIGSTGDKDDTDKAADAEQAHDNSSAAAKKKANADAAKDAKHSTTPKRATDGQVVNLISVDVFKVSEICAYLHFLAPRAPLVIGLCLVYLIALLGWSAVIGFLVLLASLPIQTLVSRWFVKLQKRLLETTDQRLNLATEVLGCIKTVKFFAWERSFNARMDEARQRELQVLATRYLAWLCNTFTYMGTPMLVTCATFGAHTKLFHQPLTAEKAFTALALFNTLRNPLDALPDMIVQILNSLVSVRRIDTYLREEETKKYQQLLRDVDASDLADFEGDSSDGGACASSAAYHEGRLIGFEDASFTYVDEDSELDEGAFCLREINLRFPVGKLSIIAGPVGSGKTTLLLSLLGETRQLSGRTFMPCPVARATAPIDRATGLSESVAYCSQSPWLLGTTLKENVLFGSRYDERRYRAVVKACALEPDLKMLEYGDETEVGEKGTSLSGGQKARIALARALYSSAKHVLIDDALSAVDSHTAKHLYRHALKGALAKNRTIILVTHAISLCLPGSAFAVAMDNGSVVVAGTPDVVNATGVFSEEGEALQSSLKAADAVENGNEEMTIEELAAGGSDEAEREEMAKKLEKKKAHTNEETYSSGAVGTKNYGLYLGSVASKTRYAVLLWGSLLVFFFAVRLLDIGSGAWLMRWAKSHDYREETADIRVAAVGGAQQRTFGSTSEQIRTFMTTPLIDTIWTNRPSLLGNLRLDNVLHRLADRLAGANQLQTHPAASFADTLTSHYSAAEGFHGQRVLSLGLVNSSNVSKRGMDAVLTRLNNGYSRGTSGDLDTFYLSVYLAISLGFMTMAVLRDGYEFFISLRASRRIYRRLTDAILNARPQFFDRTPVGRIMNRLSKDVETVDQEMAVCMLFLLECTLTATAILVLICWATPIFLVVALIVICVYTVIGALYLVSSRDLKRIESVERSPIYTVVGEVLNGCVTIRAYGDAGRFTRHCLRLVDKANRAFFFLWYENRWLSVRVDIAGASVAFLSAVFLLLRTDIKASLAGFVLAYAITFVESVLWIVRMYTQTEINMNSVERISEYLNLEPERQSGQEPPAYWPSSQGRIVIKNLAVRYTPEFPRVLDGINLEFEPREKVGIVGRTGSGKSTLALCFFRFLEAEEGSIEIDGIDIASIPIRTLRERLTVIPQDAQLFSGTVRSNLDPFHVYEDSELWMALERCRLASFATPAVSRAVSRAPSRPGSPGAEEDAEMYGRTNIITSLDAPVEQGGRNFSAGQKQLLALARGLLKLRDSRVLVLDESTANLDSASDAQIQKTIRQEMAPQATIITIAHRIKTIADYDKIVVLGKGKVIECGTPLSLMEEESSVFHSMCEQSGEMGELLRIAKQAEEQRSLVRST, encoded by the coding sequence ATGCTGTCTTCACCAAGCTGTGCGGGACGACGCATCTGGAACGGCATCGACTGGGATGTTTGTTTCCAGCAGAACGTGCTCAACTCGTTTATACCTTTGGCGCTCATTTTGTTCTCCTTCCTCTCTCTTGTCCTGCATCAGATCCGCAGACGTCGTGCGCTCACCGCCTCTGCCAAGCACGTAGCAAGCCTCGACccagcagcttcttcctTTTCTGCTGTCCTACATGCCTCATCAGCTCAACAACCATCTTCCGTACAGCGTCCAGTCGCCTCTATACGCTTGGTATCTTCTCGCGGACTCGCCggtcttgctcgacgccTGTTGAGTACTATTCTTCCCTGGAACTCTTCCCGCATCCTCCGTAGCGACAGTGTCTCCTCCGTCTACTCATCAACATTGCCCTTCGCATCGACCAACGGATCATCTAAAGCCGCTCcttccgccgccgccgccgccgcagcagcagcgtctcaaGCCGCACTGGAAGTCTTTCACACCGAAAACGCTGTCATTCTCAACGAGGTGCATCTCACCCCTCCCACCTCTCGCGATCCTAAATTCGCTCGACGCCTCCTTCAGCTCGAGTTGCTGCGTCGGATCGTCGATGTCTTTGGCTCCATCTTGCTGGCGGCGCTTCACGCTGGAGATTGGGCCACCGGCTGGCATTCTAGAAGCTATCAAATCTACTGGGCTACTCTCTGGTTCTACCTCGCCTCGATATCCGCTTACTCGCTCGCATCCAAGCACTCCTTCTTCTCACACAAGGCGACGCTCATGTCGGTCTATGTGGCTGTCGCTCTCTTCAATCTGCGCACCGCGCTTTTGAATCACTACGCACATCCACAGCTCCACACGCGCGGAGCTGTGGTACTCACcgcgatcgagcttcttgtcggctgcatcgtcttggCACCCACTCTTACCTTCCCAATTCAGACGGTTCTCCCTCGCGACCTTCGAGCAATTTACACTACCATGTCGCCAGAGACGCAACACGGCATTCCGGGGACTGCCTTCCCATCGCCCCGCCTTGACAGCGTAGACCGTCTCGCACAACCGTGCGCCACGGACGTCAATCCGGACACGCCAACCAGCGAGCTCATCCCTGCCCCAGAGGAGACCGCCTCGCTTCTCTCTCGTGCCACGTTTGGCTTCGTCACCCCCGCCATAGTCAAACATTACAGGACCCAATTCACGCTGGCTGCCATTCCGGATCTGCCTGTAGCCGAcaaggctgctgccgttgtCGCCTGCTTCCGTGCTTACACCTCAACCCAATCCGATGATGCCCCAACTccacctgctgcttcgCGCAAACCACCCAAGCACGGTCTGCACGCTGGTCTCTCGCCTTCCACTCGACCGCTCTGGCGACGCCTTTTCGGTCATTTCAAGTGGTTCCTCGCTCTGCAATTCTTCTGGGCAACCCTCGAGGCGGGTCTGAACCTTGTGCCACCCTTTTTCCTGCAAAAGATTCTTGCCTTCATTGCTGCGAGAGACGAACAGCGCCGCAGCGGGGACTATCGCGATGCTCAGCCCCTCCATCTCGGCATTCTCTACGCTTTCGGCATGTTTGTCGGTCAGATTttcgcctcgatctcggcttcACGAGCTCTCTTCATCGGTAGGCGTATTTGTATCCGTCTGCGTGCTATTCTGATCACCGAGATCGTCACCAAAACGCTCCGACGCAAAGATATCGGAAGCACCGGCGACAAGGATGATACAGACAAGGCTGCCGACGCCGAACAGGCGCACGACAACTCgagcgccgccgccaagaagaaggctAACGCCGACGCGGCAAAGGACGCCAAGCACTCGACAACGCCCAAACGTGCCACCGACGGCCAGGTCGTCAACCTCATCTCGGTTGACGTCTTCAAGGTGTCCGAGATCTGCGCCTATCTGCATTTTCTCGCTCCACGTGCACCGCTCGTTATTGGCCTTTGCCTTGTCTACCTGatcgcgcttcttggctggTCGGCCGTGATCGGTTTCCTTGTACTGCTTGCTTCGCTTCCCATTCAGACGCTCGTCTCGCGTTGGTTTGtcaagctgcagaagcgtcTGCTCGAAACCACCGATCAGCGTCTTAACCTGGCCACAGAGGTGCTCGGCTGCATCAAGACTGTCAAGTTCTTCGCCTGGGAGCGTTCGTTTAATGCCCGCATGGACGAGGCGCGTCAGCGCGAACTCCAAGTGCTCGCTACCCGCTACTTGGCCTGGCTCTGCAATACGTTCACCTACATGGGCACGCCCATGCTTGTCACTTGCGCCACCTTTGGCGCCCACACCAAACTTTTCCATCAGCCTCTTACTGCCGAAAAGGCGTTCACCGCTTTGGCGTTGTTCAACACACTGCGCAACccgctcgatgcgcttccCGACATGATTGTACAGAtcctcaactcgctcgtctcggtGCGACGCATCGACACATATCTGCGCGAGGAGGAGACGAAAAAGTACCAGCAGCTTCTCCGCGATGTTGACGCCAGCGATCTGGCTGATTTCGAGGGAGACAGCTCAGACGGCGGAGCCTGtgcaagctcagcagcgtACCATGAGGGCCGTTTGATTGGGTTCGAGGATGCTAGCTTTACCTACGTCGATGAAGATAGCGAGTTGGACGAAGGCGCTTTCTGCCTGCGCGAGATCAATTTGCGCTTCCCCGTCGGTAAGCTGAGCATTATCGCCGGTCCTGTTGGCTCTGGCAAGACAACTCTGCTCTTGTCGCTGCTAGGCGAAACGCGTCAGCTGAGTGGACGCACGTTTATGCCATGTCCAGTAGCTCGCGCCACGGCTCCGATCGACCGCGCTACcggcttgagcgagtcggtgGCGTACTGCAGTCAGAGCCCCTGGCTGCTTGGCACAACGCTCAAGGAAAACGTGCTGTTCGGCTCTCGCTACGACGAACGTCGCTACCGTGCCGTCGTCAAGGCTTGTGCTCTCGAGCCCGATCTGAAGATGCTCGAGTATGGCGACGAGACCGAAGTCGGCGAGAAGGGCACGTCCTTATCCGGTGGGCAAAAGGCTCGAATCGCACTAGCACGAGCGCTCTATTCATCTGCCAAGCACGTCctcatcgacgatgcgcttTCAGCTGTCGACAGCCACACGGCCAAGCACCTCTACCGTCACGCGCTCAAGGgtgcgctcgccaagaacCGAACCATCATTCTCGTCACGCACGCCATCAGTCTCTGTCTGCCAGGTTCTGCCTTCGCTGTCGCCATGGACAACGGCAGCGTCGTGGTGGCAGGTACGCCGGACGTTGTTAATGCAACTGGCGTCTTTTCGGAGGAAGGAGAGGCTCTGCAGTCCAGTCTAAAGGCCGCCGACGCAGTTGAGAACGGCAACGAGGAGATGACGATCGAAGAGCTTGCCGCTGGAGGCAGTGACGAGGCAGAGCGAGAGGAAatggccaagaagctggaaaagaaaaaggcaCACACCAACGAGGAGACGTACAGTTCTGGCGCTGTAGGTACCAAGAACTACGGCTTGTATTTGGGATCGGTAGCTAGCAAGACGCGATATGCGGTGCTTCTCTGGGGCTCGCTTCTTGTTTTCTTCTTTGCTGTGCGATTGCTCGACATTGGCTCGGGCGCCTGGCTCATGAGATGGGCCAAGTCGCACGACTACCGCGAGGAGACCGCTGACATCCGTGTAGCTGCTGTCGGTGGGGCACAGCAGCGTACATTCGGCTCTACATCCGAGCAGATTCGGACGTTCATGACAACTCCGCTCATTGACACGATCTGGACCAACCGACCGTCGTTGTTGGGCAATCTGCGCCTGGACAATGTTTTGCATCGCTTGGCGGACCGCTTGGCCGGTGCCAACCAACTACAAACCCACCCAGCGGCTTCGTTCGCCGACACGCTGACCAGCCACTACTCTGCCGCTGAAGGTTTCCATGGACAGCGCGTACTCTCACTAGGCTTggtcaacagcagcaatgtGTCAAAGAGGGGCATGGACGCCGTGTTGACACGTCTGAATAACGGTTACTCACGCGGCACGAGTGGCGACCTGGATACGTTCTACCTTAGCGTCTACTTGGCCATTTCGCTCGGGTTTATGACCATGGCGGTGTTGCGAGATGGATACGAGTTCTTTATCTCGCTCCGAGCTTCGCGGCGTATCTACCGACGACTCACGGATGCCATTTTAAATGCGAGACCGCAATTCTTCGATCGAACGCCGGTGGGTCGTATCATGAACCGGCTGTCAAAGGATGTCGAGACGGTAGACCAGGAGATGGCGGTGTGCATGCTGTTCCTGCTCGAGTGCACACTGACGGCCACTGCGATCTTGGTTTTGATCTGCTGGGCTACGCCCATCTTTCTGGTGGTGGCGCTCATCGTGATCTGCGTATACACGGTGATTGGAGCGCTGTACCTGGTAAGCTCGCGCGACCTGAAGCGCATCGAATCGGTGGAACGATCGCCAATCTACACGGTGGTCGGCGAGGTGCTCAACGGATGTGTTACGATTCGCGCGTACGGCGACGCGGGGCGTTTTACTCGACACTGCCTGCGTCTGGTGGACAAGGCGAACCGGGCATTCTTCTTCCTTTGGTACGAGAATCGATGGCTGTCGGTGCGCGTCGACATTGCGGGAGCGTCGGTGGCGTTCCTGTCGGCGGTattcttgctgcttcgaaCGGACATCaaggcgagcttggccggGTTTGTACTCGCATACGCTATCACATTTGTGGAGTCGGTGCTGTGGATCGTACGCATGTATACCCAGACCGAGATCAACATGAACAGTGTGGAGCGTATTAGCGAGTATCTGAATCTGGAGCCGGAGCGTCAGTCTGGACAGGAACCTCCAGCGTACTGGCCTAGCAGCCAAGGCAGAATCGTGATCAAGAATCTGGCGGTTCGGTACACGCCCGAGTTCCCTCGCGTTCTGGATGGGATCAACCTGGAGTTTGAGCCCAGAGAAAAGGTGGGCATCGTGGGACGAACCGGATCGGGCAAGTCGACGCTTGCACTGTGCTTTTTTCGCTTCCTCGAGGCGGAGGAGGGATCGATCGAGATTGACGGTATCGACATCGCATCCATCCCGATCCGTACGCTGCGGGAGAGGCTGACGGTGATTCCGCAAGATGCACAGCTGTTTAGTGGTACGGTGCGATCCAACCTGGATCCGTTCCATGTGTATGAGGACAGCGAGCTGTGGATGGCTCTGGAAAGGTGTCGATTGGCGTCGTTTGCCACGCCAGCAGTGTCGCGTGCCGTGAGCCGCGCGCCGAGTCGACCTGGATCGCCAGGAGCCGAGGAGGACGCCGAGATGTACGGTCGAACCAACATCATCACGTCGCTGGATGCGCCCGTGGAGCAAGGTGGACGCAACTTTTCGGCAGGTCAGAAGCAACTTCTTGCTCTGGCGCGTGGACTTCTCAAGCTTCGCGACAGTCGAGTCCTGGTGCTGGACGAGAGCACAGCGAATCTGGACTCGGCTTCAGACGCACAGATTCAAAAGACGATCCGTCAAGAAATGGCACCGCAAGCGACAATCATTACGATTGCCCACCggatcaagacgatcgcAGACTACGACAAGATTGTTGTGCTGGGCAAGGGCAAAGTGATCGAGTGCGGAACCCCATTGTCGCTGATGGAGGAGGAATCGAGTGTGTTCCACTCCATGTGCGAGCAGAGCGGTGAAATGGGCGAACTGCTTCGGATTGCCAAGCAGGCCGAGGAGCAGCGATCTTTGGTGCGCAGCACGtag